A section of the Agromyces aurantiacus genome encodes:
- the alr gene encoding alanine racemase, which yields MNPRHVLAPFREAVVDLGAVRHNVRHLAATVAPARIMAVVKADGYGHGAAAVARAALEGGADWLGVADLDEAIALRGAGIDAPMLAWLHDPAARFAPAVARDIDLGVSSLAQLEAAAEAATIADRPANVHLKLDTGLSRNGIAATDWAPAIERAVELERAGRVRVRGLFSHLANASPAEDAAQLEAFLRGVESAEAAGLAPEVRHLASTAAAIRFPEARLDMVRIGIGLYGVPPYGDGTTAAELGLRPVMTLRGRIAAVRRVEEGTGASYGYTWRASRSTTLALVPLGYADGVPRQASGRGEVAIGGRRHPVVGRIAMDQFLVDVGDEDVAVGDEVVLFGDPGTGAPSADDWGDAADSIAYEIVTRIGPRVPRTHLEPS from the coding sequence GCCACCTCGCCGCGACCGTCGCCCCCGCCCGCATCATGGCGGTGGTGAAGGCCGACGGCTACGGCCACGGCGCCGCGGCGGTCGCGCGCGCCGCGCTCGAGGGCGGTGCCGACTGGCTCGGTGTCGCCGACCTCGACGAGGCGATCGCGCTGCGCGGGGCGGGCATCGACGCGCCCATGCTCGCCTGGCTGCACGACCCCGCCGCGCGGTTCGCGCCCGCGGTGGCGCGCGACATCGACCTCGGCGTCTCCTCGCTCGCCCAGCTCGAGGCCGCGGCCGAGGCGGCGACGATCGCCGATCGACCGGCGAACGTGCACCTGAAGCTCGACACGGGGCTCAGCCGGAACGGCATCGCGGCGACCGACTGGGCGCCGGCGATCGAGCGCGCGGTCGAGCTCGAACGCGCCGGACGCGTGCGCGTGCGAGGCCTCTTCAGCCACCTCGCCAACGCGTCGCCCGCCGAGGACGCCGCCCAACTCGAGGCGTTCCTGCGCGGCGTCGAGTCGGCGGAGGCCGCCGGCCTCGCACCCGAGGTGCGGCACCTCGCCTCGACGGCGGCCGCCATCCGGTTCCCCGAGGCGCGGCTCGACATGGTGCGGATCGGCATCGGCCTGTACGGCGTTCCGCCCTACGGCGACGGCACGACCGCGGCCGAACTGGGCCTGCGGCCCGTGATGACGCTCCGCGGCCGGATCGCGGCGGTGCGCCGGGTCGAGGAGGGCACCGGCGCGTCCTACGGCTACACGTGGCGCGCCTCGCGGTCGACCACGCTCGCGCTCGTGCCCCTCGGGTACGCCGACGGCGTGCCCCGTCAGGCCTCCGGGCGGGGCGAGGTCGCGATCGGCGGGCGGCGCCATCCCGTCGTCGGCCGGATCGCCATGGACCAGTTCCTCGTCGACGTGGGCGACGAGGACGTGGCCGTCGGCGACGAGGTCGTGCTCTTCGGCGACCCCGGGACCGGCGCGCCCTCGGCCGACGACTGGGGCGACGCAGCCGACTCGATCGCGTACGAGATCGTCACCCGCATCGGCCCGCGCGTGCCGCGGACCCACCTGGAGCCGTCGTGA
- the tsaE gene encoding tRNA (adenosine(37)-N6)-threonylcarbamoyltransferase complex ATPase subunit type 1 TsaE, which translates to MEDLGRELATWLRAGDLVVLTGPLGAGKTTLTRGIGEGLGVRGPVQSPTFVLARTHPSLVGGAPLVHVDAYRLSGAAELEDLDLDFAHAVVVVEWGAGLLDGVAESWLEVVIARRRGDEARADGSGAGEPEADELDADEPRTVEILGHGPRWADTPYAAASAIDA; encoded by the coding sequence ATGGAGGACCTCGGGCGCGAGCTGGCCACCTGGCTGCGCGCCGGCGACCTCGTCGTGCTCACCGGGCCGCTCGGCGCCGGCAAGACCACGCTCACGCGCGGGATCGGCGAGGGCCTCGGCGTCCGCGGGCCCGTGCAGAGCCCGACGTTCGTGCTCGCGCGCACCCACCCCAGCCTCGTCGGCGGTGCGCCGCTCGTGCACGTCGACGCCTACCGGCTCTCGGGCGCTGCCGAGCTCGAGGACCTCGACCTCGACTTCGCGCACGCGGTCGTCGTCGTGGAATGGGGCGCCGGCCTGCTCGACGGCGTCGCCGAGTCCTGGCTCGAGGTCGTGATCGCCCGTCGGCGCGGCGACGAGGCGCGCGCCGACGGGTCGGGCGCCGGGGAACCGGAGGCCGACGAGCTCGACGCCGACGAGCCCCGGACCGTCGAGATCCTCGGGCACGGTCCGCGCTGGGCGGACACCCCGTACGCCGCGGCCTCCGCGATCGACGCCTGA
- the tsaD gene encoding tRNA (adenosine(37)-N6)-threonylcarbamoyltransferase complex transferase subunit TsaD, with product MNRDAPLVLGIETSCDETGVGIVRGTELLANAIASSMEEHARYGGVVPEVAARAHLEALGPTIRAALDEASVGLDELDAVAVTSGPGLAGALMVGVGAAKALALSLEKPIYAVNHLVGHVGADLLGDRPLQTPSVALLVSGGHTSLLLVRDLDSDVELLGETIDDAAGEAFDKVARLLGLPYPGGPEIDRAAVGGDPDAIRFPRGLTRPKDLDRHRYDFSFSGLKTAVARWMEQREASGEPVPLADVAASFREAVVDVLVSKAIAACTDLGVPRLLLGGGVVANRRLREVAQQRADDAGVALRIPPLSLCTDNGAMIAALGARLIMAGHEPSGLDFGADSTLPVTDIQT from the coding sequence GTGAACCGCGACGCCCCGCTCGTGCTCGGCATCGAGACCTCGTGCGACGAGACCGGCGTCGGCATCGTGCGCGGCACCGAGCTGCTCGCCAACGCCATCGCCTCGTCGATGGAGGAACACGCCCGCTACGGCGGCGTCGTGCCCGAGGTGGCGGCGCGCGCACACCTCGAGGCGCTCGGGCCGACGATCCGGGCGGCGCTCGACGAGGCGTCGGTCGGGCTCGACGAGCTCGACGCGGTCGCCGTGACCAGCGGCCCGGGACTCGCGGGCGCGCTCATGGTCGGCGTGGGCGCGGCCAAGGCGCTCGCGCTCTCGCTCGAGAAGCCGATCTACGCCGTGAACCACCTCGTCGGCCACGTCGGCGCCGACCTCCTCGGCGACCGGCCGCTCCAGACCCCGAGCGTCGCGCTGCTCGTCTCGGGCGGGCACACGTCGCTGCTGCTCGTGCGCGACCTCGACTCCGACGTCGAGCTGCTCGGCGAGACCATCGACGACGCCGCGGGCGAGGCGTTCGACAAGGTCGCGCGCCTGCTCGGGCTGCCCTACCCCGGCGGTCCCGAGATCGACCGCGCCGCCGTGGGCGGCGACCCCGACGCCATCCGCTTCCCGCGGGGGCTGACCCGGCCGAAGGACCTCGATCGCCACCGCTACGACTTCTCGTTCTCGGGGCTCAAGACCGCGGTCGCGCGGTGGATGGAGCAGCGCGAGGCGTCGGGCGAGCCGGTGCCCCTCGCCGACGTCGCCGCGAGCTTCCGCGAGGCGGTCGTCGACGTGCTCGTGTCGAAGGCGATCGCCGCGTGCACCGACCTCGGCGTGCCCAGGCTCCTGCTCGGCGGCGGCGTCGTCGCCAACCGGCGGCTGCGCGAGGTGGCCCAGCAGCGGGCGGATGACGCGGGCGTCGCGCTGCGCATCCCGCCGCTCTCGCTCTGCACCGACAACGGCGCCATGATCGCGGCGCTCGGCGCCCGGCTCATCATGGCCGGGCATGAACCCTCGGGACTCGACTTCGGCGCCGACTCGACCCTCCCGGTCACCGACATCCAGACCTGA
- the rimI gene encoding ribosomal protein S18-alanine N-acetyltransferase — MLRRARPGDLDAIMAIERTTFATDAWPEHAMRSELEGAHTYYLVVIDDERPDRPLAYAGLLAPRGSGQGDIQTIAVDAAARGRGIGRALMHALIDEARRRGATELFLEVRADNPVARTLYESLGFEQIGVRRGYYQPDGVDAIAMRLAVPPALARPAASGAVGAPAPADPAGGTP; from the coding sequence ATGCTGCGACGTGCGCGCCCCGGCGACCTCGACGCGATCATGGCGATCGAGCGCACCACGTTCGCCACCGACGCCTGGCCCGAGCACGCCATGCGCTCCGAGCTCGAGGGCGCGCACACGTACTACCTCGTGGTCATCGACGACGAGCGGCCCGACCGGCCGCTCGCCTACGCCGGGCTGCTGGCGCCGCGCGGCTCGGGGCAGGGCGACATCCAGACCATCGCGGTCGACGCCGCCGCGCGGGGCCGCGGGATCGGGCGCGCCCTCATGCACGCCCTCATCGACGAGGCGCGTCGTCGCGGGGCGACCGAGCTGTTCCTCGAGGTGCGCGCCGACAACCCGGTCGCGCGAACGCTCTACGAGTCCCTCGGCTTCGAGCAGATCGGCGTGCGCCGCGGCTACTACCAGCCCGACGGGGTCGACGCGATCGCCATGCGGCTCGCGGTGCCGCCCGCGCTCGCCCGCCCCGCGGCATCCGGCGCCGTCGGCGCGCCCGCGCCCGCAGACCCCGCAGGAGGAACGCCGTGA
- the tsaB gene encoding tRNA (adenosine(37)-N6)-threonylcarbamoyltransferase complex dimerization subunit type 1 TsaB, whose translation MLLAIDTSTGTSVAVVDRDGGILAETGTRDTMRHAEAIGGGIREVLARSGVRPADLSAVAAGMGPGPFTGLRVGIAAARAFALGIGRPVVPVVSHDAIALAWYSASGSGPLQVVTDARRRESAVTDYDGIDADGLPVRSAAPRLEPRDAVPEPRGIRLDADTVSAGSLGLLAELAWASGRLPVAGDEPLYLRAPDVTLSAAKRVTP comes from the coding sequence ATGCTCCTCGCGATCGACACCTCGACCGGCACGTCCGTCGCCGTGGTCGACCGCGACGGCGGCATCCTCGCCGAGACGGGCACGCGCGACACGATGCGTCACGCCGAGGCGATCGGCGGCGGCATCCGCGAGGTGCTCGCGCGCTCAGGCGTTCGCCCGGCCGATCTCTCGGCCGTGGCCGCCGGCATGGGCCCGGGGCCCTTCACGGGCCTCCGCGTCGGGATCGCCGCCGCGCGCGCGTTCGCGCTCGGCATCGGGCGGCCGGTCGTGCCCGTCGTCAGCCACGACGCGATCGCACTCGCGTGGTACTCGGCCTCCGGCAGCGGTCCGCTGCAGGTCGTCACCGACGCCCGTCGCCGCGAGTCCGCCGTGACCGACTACGACGGGATCGACGCCGACGGCCTGCCCGTCCGTTCCGCCGCCCCGCGCCTCGAGCCGCGTGACGCGGTGCCCGAGCCCCGCGGCATCCGCCTCGACGCCGACACCGTCTCGGCCGGTTCGCTCGGCCTGCTCGCGGAACTCGCCTGGGCGTCCGGGCGCCTGCCGGTCGCGGGCGACGAGCCGCTCTACCTGCGCGCGCCCGACGTCACGCTCTCGGCCGCCAAGCGGGTGACGCCGTGA